In the genome of Deinococcus yavapaiensis KR-236, the window GGTGACGCAAGATGATGCGAGGCGCCGTGGCGCCAAGCGCGGTGGCGGCCTGCACGTACTCTCGTTCGCGTTGAGCGAGGACTTCACCTCGCGTGATGCGCGCGAAGGTGGGCGCGGTGACGATGGCGATGGCGAGCATGGCGTTTTGCAAGCTGGGCCCGAGAACGGCGGCCAAGGCGATGGCGAGCACCAAGAACGGCAGCGCGAGCAACGCGTCGACGAGACGCATGATCGCTTCGTCCACCCAACCGCGGAAGAATCCGGCGATCAAACCCAAGGTGGTTCCCACCAAGGTCGCCAGCAAGACGGAGACGATGCCCGCCGTGAGGGAGATGCGGGCGCCGAACAGCGTTCGCGTGAGTAAGTCTCGGCCGAGGTCGTCCGTGCCGAATCGGTGCGTGACGCTGGGCGGTTGGCTGAGGCTGTCGAAGGAGGCTTGCGCGGGTCCGTACGGCGAAATCCAAGGAGCGAGCAGCGCCAGCACGCAAAACAACAGCAAGACCGC includes:
- a CDS encoding ABC transporter permease, with the protein product MTRAKRLAGKPARTPRSWPKPVQRFLRNTPAVIGLAVLLLFCVLALLAPWISPYGPAQASFDSLSQPPSVTHRFGTDDLGRDLLTRTLFGARISLTAGIVSVLLATLVGTTLGLIAGFFRGWVDEAIMRLVDALLALPFLVLAIALAAVLGPSLQNAMLAIAIVTAPTFARITRGEVLAQREREYVQAATALGATAPRIILRHLLPNIMSALIVQVTLAIATAVLAESTLSFLGLGVQPPTPSWGAMLDSARGFLASSPWMAFFPGTAIFLTVLAFNLVGDGLREALDPRQRH